A section of the Acropora muricata isolate sample 2 chromosome 4, ASM3666990v1, whole genome shotgun sequence genome encodes:
- the LOC136914278 gene encoding sorting nexin-10-like isoform X1, producing MTPVEGSAGERRSRESLDDNAPTRRRPRDRRQLSTKVVKLDVKQPKIHCCRGRKFVDYEITIETNDKAFYKKYSTVRRRYSDFCWLRAKLSSSEINGFGSDERGIPQLPPKCFFSRFNKEVVDSRMQGLKQFLMGIVKFNYFLSFAGLHLFLQTQLPIKEIDGFLEGKYGESVSVEELIQERVLENEEDKAHISCSNDNCTVMTSPNWNISSSPEDDIDSIKSSSGSYNSVGSSPGPLSSSWESCSFFSAYR from the exons ATGACTCCAGTCGAAGGATCAGCGGGAGAAAGAAGATCTCGTGAATCGTTGGATGACAATGCTCCTACTCGCCGAAGACCAAGGGATCGTAGGCAGCTATCCACAAAG GTTGTGAAGTTGGACGTAAAGCAGCCTAAGATACACTGTTGTAGAGGCCGTAAGTTTGTCGACTATGAAATAACGATCGAG ACAAACGATAAAGCTTTTTACAAGAAATATTCCACTGTCAGGAGAAGATACTCAGACTTCTGTTGGCTCAGAGCAAAGTTGTCGAGCAGTGAAATCAATGGATTCGGAAG CGATGAACGAGGTATACCACAGCTTCCACCTAAATGTTTTTTCAGTAGATTCAACAAGGAAGTTGTTGATTCACGGATGCAAGGACTTAAGCAATTCTTAATGGG AATTGTAAAGTTCAACTATTTCCTATCATTTGCTGGACTCCATTTATTCTTACAAACTCAGCTTCCAATTAAAGAAATAGACGGATTTCTTGAAGGCAAGTATGGGGAGAGCGTGTCTGTCGAGGAGTTGATTCAAGAACGTGTGCTTGAAAATGAAGAAGACAAAGCCCATATTTCATGTTCAAATGATAATTGTACTGTGATGACATCTCCAAACTGGAACATTTCATCCTCACCTGAAGATGACATAGACTCTATTAAATCTTCATCGGGAAGCTACAATAGTGTAGGAAGTTCACCAGGACCTCTCTCTAGCTCTTGGGAAAGCTGCTCTTTCTTCAGTGCCTACAGATGA
- the LOC136914279 gene encoding nicotinamide/nicotinic acid mononucleotide adenylyltransferase 1-like isoform X1: MAAALASKTKIVLLSCGSFNPVTFLHLRMFELARDALNKTGVYTVVKGFFSPVNDGYKKKDLIKSEHRVQMCKLGVQTSDWISVDDWESKQAGWQETIKVLTHMSENVVKDKFVDPVRVKLLCGADLLESFAVPNLWKDEDIEQIVGQYGLVVISRAGSNPESFIYESDVLTKFKDNIHIVTEWISNDVSATKIRRALRRGESVKYLIPDPVIEYIKANKLYVPTEK; encoded by the exons ATGGCGGCTGCACTTGCTTCGAAAACTAAAATTGTGCTGCTCAGTTGCGGATCTTTTAATCCTGTCACTTTTCTTCATCTCAGAATGTTCG AGCTGGCTAGAGACGCGCTTAATAAGACTGGAGTGTACACTGTGGTCAAAGGATTCTTTTCCCCAGTAAATGATGGATATAAGAAGAAG GACTTGATAAAGTCAGAACACAGAGTACAGATGTGTAAACTTGGTGTTCAAACATCAGACTGGATAAG TGTGGATGACTGGGAGAGCAAGCAAGCAGGCTGGCAAGAGACAATCAAGGTTCTTACTCATATGTCAGAAAATGTTGTGAAAGACAAATTTGTAG ATCCAGTGCGTGTCAAGTTGCTTTGTGGAGCTGATCTTTTGGAATCCTTTGCTGTCCCAAATTTATGGAAAGATGAGGAT ATTGAGCAGATTGTAGGCCAATACGGCCTTGTAGTTATCTCCCGTGCAGGATCTAACCCAGAATCATTCATTTATGAGTCAGATGTTCTTACAAAATTCAAG GATAATATTCATATTGTCACTGAGTGGATTTCAAATGATGTCAGTGCTACCAAAATTAG gAGAGCTTTAAGAAGAGGAGAGAGTGTCAAATATTTGATTCCAGATCCAGTTATTGAATATATAAAAGCAAACAAGCTCTATGTTCCTACAGAGAAATAG
- the LOC136914278 gene encoding sorting nexin-10B-like isoform X2, whose translation MTILPVEESEVVKLDVKQPKIHCCRGRKFVDYEITIETNDKAFYKKYSTVRRRYSDFCWLRAKLSSSEINGFGSDERGIPQLPPKCFFSRFNKEVVDSRMQGLKQFLMGIVKFNYFLSFAGLHLFLQTQLPIKEIDGFLEGKYGESVSVEELIQERVLENEEDKAHISCSNDNCTVMTSPNWNISSSPEDDIDSIKSSSGSYNSVGSSPGPLSSSWESCSFFSAYR comes from the exons ATGACGATACTGCCAGTAGAAGAAAGCGAG GTTGTGAAGTTGGACGTAAAGCAGCCTAAGATACACTGTTGTAGAGGCCGTAAGTTTGTCGACTATGAAATAACGATCGAG ACAAACGATAAAGCTTTTTACAAGAAATATTCCACTGTCAGGAGAAGATACTCAGACTTCTGTTGGCTCAGAGCAAAGTTGTCGAGCAGTGAAATCAATGGATTCGGAAG CGATGAACGAGGTATACCACAGCTTCCACCTAAATGTTTTTTCAGTAGATTCAACAAGGAAGTTGTTGATTCACGGATGCAAGGACTTAAGCAATTCTTAATGGG AATTGTAAAGTTCAACTATTTCCTATCATTTGCTGGACTCCATTTATTCTTACAAACTCAGCTTCCAATTAAAGAAATAGACGGATTTCTTGAAGGCAAGTATGGGGAGAGCGTGTCTGTCGAGGAGTTGATTCAAGAACGTGTGCTTGAAAATGAAGAAGACAAAGCCCATATTTCATGTTCAAATGATAATTGTACTGTGATGACATCTCCAAACTGGAACATTTCATCCTCACCTGAAGATGACATAGACTCTATTAAATCTTCATCGGGAAGCTACAATAGTGTAGGAAGTTCACCAGGACCTCTCTCTAGCTCTTGGGAAAGCTGCTCTTTCTTCAGTGCCTACAGATGA
- the LOC136914279 gene encoding nicotinamide/nicotinic acid mononucleotide adenylyltransferase 1-like isoform X2 has translation MAAALASKTKIVLLSCGSFNPVTFLHLRMFELARDALNKTGVYTVVKGFFSPVNDGYKKKDLIKSEHRVQMCKLGVQTSDWISVDDWESKQAGWQETIKVLTHMSENVVKDKFVDPVRVKLLCGADLLESFAVPNLWKDEDIEQIVGQYGLVVISRAGSNPESFIYESDVLTKFKESFKKRRECQIFDSRSSY, from the exons ATGGCGGCTGCACTTGCTTCGAAAACTAAAATTGTGCTGCTCAGTTGCGGATCTTTTAATCCTGTCACTTTTCTTCATCTCAGAATGTTCG AGCTGGCTAGAGACGCGCTTAATAAGACTGGAGTGTACACTGTGGTCAAAGGATTCTTTTCCCCAGTAAATGATGGATATAAGAAGAAG GACTTGATAAAGTCAGAACACAGAGTACAGATGTGTAAACTTGGTGTTCAAACATCAGACTGGATAAG TGTGGATGACTGGGAGAGCAAGCAAGCAGGCTGGCAAGAGACAATCAAGGTTCTTACTCATATGTCAGAAAATGTTGTGAAAGACAAATTTGTAG ATCCAGTGCGTGTCAAGTTGCTTTGTGGAGCTGATCTTTTGGAATCCTTTGCTGTCCCAAATTTATGGAAAGATGAGGAT ATTGAGCAGATTGTAGGCCAATACGGCCTTGTAGTTATCTCCCGTGCAGGATCTAACCCAGAATCATTCATTTATGAGTCAGATGTTCTTACAAAATTCAAG gAGAGCTTTAAGAAGAGGAGAGAGTGTCAAATATTTGATTCCAGATCCAGTTATTGA